In Callospermophilus lateralis isolate mCalLat2 chromosome 4, mCalLat2.hap1, whole genome shotgun sequence, one genomic interval encodes:
- the Csnk1e gene encoding casein kinase I isoform X1 — MELRVGNKYRLGRKIGSGSFGDIYLGANIASGEEVAIKLECVKTKHPQLHIESKFYKMMQGGVGIPSIKWCGAEGDYNVMVMELLGPSLEDLFNFCSRKFSLKTVLLLADQMISRIEYIHSKNFIHRDVKPDNFLMGLGKKGNLVYIIDFGLAKKYRDARTHQHIPYRENKNLTGTARYASINTHLGIEQSRRDDLESLGYVLMYFNLGSLPWQGLKAATKRQKYERISEKKMSTPIEVLCKGYPSEFSTYLNFCRSLRFDDKPDYSYLRQLFRNLFHRQGFSYDYVFDWNMLKFGAARNPEDVDRERREHEREERMGQLRGSTTRALPPGPPTGATANRLRSAAEPVASTPASRIQQAGNTSPRAISRVDRERKVSMRLHRGAPANVSSSDLTGRQEVSRISASQTSVPFDHLGK; from the exons ATGGAGCTACGCGTGGGAAACAAGTACCGCCTGGGACGAAAGATTGGGAGTGGGTCCTTTGGAGACATCTACCTGG GTGCCAACATCGCCTCTGGTGAAGAGGTGGCTATCAAGCTGGAGTGTGTGAAGACGAAGCACCCGCAGCTGCACATCGAGAGCAAGTTCTACAAGATGATGCAGGGAGGAG TGGGGATCCCGTCCATCAAGTGGTGCGGGGCGGAGGGCGACTACAACGTGATGGTCATGGAACTGCTGGGGCCCAGCCTGGAGGACCTCTTCAACTTCTGCTCCCGCAAGTTCAGCCTCAAGACGGTGCTGCTCCTGGCGGACCAGATG ATCAGCCGCATCGAGTACATCCACTCCAAGAACTTCATCCACCGCGATGTCAAGCCCGACAACTTCCTCATGGGCCTGGGGAAGAAAGGCAACTTGGTGTACATCATTGATTTTGGCCTGGCCAAGAAGTACCGGGATGCCCGCACCCACCAGCACATCCCCTACCGGGAAAACAAGAACCTGACTGGCACGGCCCGCTACGCCTCCATCAACACGCACCTGGGCATCG AGCAAAGCCGTCGCGATGACCTGGAGAGTCTGGGCTACGTGCTCATGTACTTCAACCTGGGCTCCCTGCCCTGGCAGGGTCTCAAAGCAGCCACCAAGCGCCAGAAGTATGAGCGGATCAGCGAGAAGAAGATGTCAACGCCCATTGAGGTCCTCTGCAAAGGCTACCCCT CCGAGTTCTCCACATACCTCAACTTCTGCCGCTCCCTGCGGTTCGACGACAAGCCCGACTACTCCTACCTGCGCCAGCTCTTCCGCAACCTCTTCCACCGGCAGGGCTTTTCCTACGACTACGTCTTCGACTGGAACATGCTCAAATTC GGTGCAGCCCGGAACCCCGAGGATGTGGACCGAGAGCGGAGAGAGCACGAACGCGAGGAGAGGATGGGGCAGCTGCGGGGGTCCACAACCCGGGCCCTTCCCCCTGGCCCACCCACGGGGGCCACTGCCAACCGGCTCCGCAGTGCTGCCGAGCCTGTGGCCTCCACCCCCGCCTCCCGCATCCAGCAAGCTG GCAATACTTCTCCCAGAGCGATCTCACGGGTGGACCGGGAGAGGAAGGTGAGCATGCGGCTGCACAGGGGCGCGCCCGCCAACGTCTCGTCCTCAGACCTCACTGGGCGACAGGAGGTCTCCCGGATTTCAGCCTCACAG ACAAGCGTGCCATTTGACCACCTCGGGAAGTGA
- the Csnk1e gene encoding casein kinase I isoform X2, whose translation MELRVGNKYRLGRKIGSGSFGDIYLGANIASGEEVAIKLECVKTKHPQLHIESKFYKMMQGGVGIPSIKWCGAEGDYNVMVMELLGPSLEDLFNFCSRKFSLKTVLLLADQMISRIEYIHSKNFIHRDVKPDNFLMGLGKKGNLVYIIDFGLAKKYRDARTHQHIPYRENKNLTGTARYASINTHLGIEQSRRDDLESLGYVLMYFNLGSLPWQGLKAATKRQKYERISEKKMSTPIEVLCKGYPSEFSTYLNFCRSLRFDDKPDYSYLRQLFRNLFHRQGFSYDYVFDWNMLKFGASSSQAQPRDSEAIAAPRPRPWPHAGPPYPSTYWCPAILGTQGPPDRPVEEVEEMPPQNYWPVVWTPGPQF comes from the exons ATGGAGCTACGCGTGGGAAACAAGTACCGCCTGGGACGAAAGATTGGGAGTGGGTCCTTTGGAGACATCTACCTGG GTGCCAACATCGCCTCTGGTGAAGAGGTGGCTATCAAGCTGGAGTGTGTGAAGACGAAGCACCCGCAGCTGCACATCGAGAGCAAGTTCTACAAGATGATGCAGGGAGGAG TGGGGATCCCGTCCATCAAGTGGTGCGGGGCGGAGGGCGACTACAACGTGATGGTCATGGAACTGCTGGGGCCCAGCCTGGAGGACCTCTTCAACTTCTGCTCCCGCAAGTTCAGCCTCAAGACGGTGCTGCTCCTGGCGGACCAGATG ATCAGCCGCATCGAGTACATCCACTCCAAGAACTTCATCCACCGCGATGTCAAGCCCGACAACTTCCTCATGGGCCTGGGGAAGAAAGGCAACTTGGTGTACATCATTGATTTTGGCCTGGCCAAGAAGTACCGGGATGCCCGCACCCACCAGCACATCCCCTACCGGGAAAACAAGAACCTGACTGGCACGGCCCGCTACGCCTCCATCAACACGCACCTGGGCATCG AGCAAAGCCGTCGCGATGACCTGGAGAGTCTGGGCTACGTGCTCATGTACTTCAACCTGGGCTCCCTGCCCTGGCAGGGTCTCAAAGCAGCCACCAAGCGCCAGAAGTATGAGCGGATCAGCGAGAAGAAGATGTCAACGCCCATTGAGGTCCTCTGCAAAGGCTACCCCT CCGAGTTCTCCACATACCTCAACTTCTGCCGCTCCCTGCGGTTCGACGACAAGCCCGACTACTCCTACCTGCGCCAGCTCTTCCGCAACCTCTTCCACCGGCAGGGCTTTTCCTACGACTACGTCTTCGACTGGAACATGCTCAAATTC GGGGCTTCTTCGAGCCAGGCTCAGCCCCGGGACAGCGAAGCTATTGCAGCACCCCGCCCCCGCCCCTGGCCCCATGCCGGGCCCCCGTATCCATCCACATACTG GTGCCCGGCGATCCTGGGCACCCAAGGCCCCCCAGATAGGCctgtggaggaggtggaggagatgCCCCCTCAAAACTACTGGCCTGTGGTCTGGACTCCAGGGCCCCAGTTCTGA